The DNA segment TCTCCAAGGAGGTCATGCGCCGTCACCGGATCAAAGTCGAGGGCTACCAAGACAAACTGTCGGATGAGTACAAGAGTCGCCGCCTCAACGGTGAACTGGTTCACGGCACGTGGATACACGCCGTCAGGATTCAGTCCAAAGCAGTCCTGAAAGTCCTATCCGAAGTTGGTGGCTATGCTTGGGGCCAAGAACCCTACACCTTCATGCGCCCTTTCGCCCATCTCATCCACTGCCaccccaagatcaaggccaaGTTCAAAGAAATTAGGGCCACCCCACCCAAGAGCGACGAGGACAAGCAAGAAAGAGAGCAGCTTCAATGCTATGTCTTCCTTGTTGAAGAGCGCCTCCTCCCGCCAGTACACCAGTTTGACGACGTCCAAAGCCCACAAACGAGAAGAGTCCGGTATGACGACCTCTGGTATCTCTTCAAAGCGGGCGACCTGGTGTATGTTCCCTTGAGCACGCTTCGCAAACAGTGGTCCGGCGGAGACGCAGAGATTCCGAAAAACGCAGTTCATCAAAGAGTGTGGCGGCTCTAAATCTTGGGGCCGCACGCAGGCGATCTGCAGCTCGCCATGTATGGAAGCTCAGAAACAGGTGCGAAAGCCGCGGCGTGGCTGTACTTCATAGACTACGACGGAGTGTCTTATAAGCCGGTTTCGTTCCGTTTCACTATTGAGGGCTACGACGGCTTGAAGGAAGTTCGAAAGCTGGAGGTTTACCCACTTCGGTTTGAGCCTGACAACCAAGCTATCGTGCAAGAACAGCGCGAGCTAGGTCTCCGATTCACCGAATGCATCCAGCAGCGCCACGTCTCATATAAGGCTTGGTCTCTCCTCACAAGTCCACTTGGCCGATACTACTACTTCAGGGGTCGCCCCGTCACCAGCGCCGATTTTATTGATGGCGACGTCATCATTGACTGCCAGGAGGCCTTCAACGCCTGTCCACATTGGAAATACATCTACGGCCTTGATGCGGCACACTTGGAGAGCTACATAGAGACCGATAGTGATGTCAATCGTATTCTCCTGTGGTCAAGTCCATCGCGTACACGGCTGCAATTCAGTTGGCCTAATATTGTGGTTCTTGGAGATGACATTGAATTCCTCGAGGGCGTACCTTTCAGACAGAAACAGGCATACGGCATTGCGGGCCTGCCGAAGCCGCTAGACGAGGACCTCGCCATACTGCCCCAACGCCTTTTCGGGTACGCACTCAGGGAGCGCAAATTCGTCTTTTTGGCATGTCAATGATGTCCGTATTGAGCGCAGCACACTCGACACCGACCCGTCCGATTCTTGCAGATAGACGCCGCCAATAAGCCCACCATCCGCTGTTTGGTGAGTGATCACTTCAATACCAAAAAAGTTAGGAAATCTGGAGAGATTGCCAGCCAAGATCCACTTCCAGGAAAGGGTCGCAGCCTTGTCTTTCTCCTCCAGGGGCCACCGGGTGTGGGCAAAACGGCCACCGTCGAgtgtcacacgggcccacgactcagtgcccctagacagtacacactccaaccaacaatagcccaacgatatgcccaggatcagaatatctggggccggcaaccaactgagcccaccggggctcagcggaggcatcacggcgaccaccacgaaggcagaaccagggtgccgatacgggttggttgggcaggagggactgaggacccatacgagctgcaagaagactgcaggacaggaatcatatgtacctattactgggtggaatcagtggccaggacgccgaaggaggtgcccggccaaggcagacagataagacaggttcgaggaccagggagctcagaacggtcctggggatccggaggactataagtaggccttgcctttcctacccaaatggcaaggggcaaggaccttgaggccataacagattattatactgagttgaactacctgttccaagccgagatactccccttgtcacatcGAGGCTGTCGCCCAGGCGTATGGTAAACCGCTGttctccatcacctccggGGATCTAGGGTCAACACCCGCCCAAGTGGAGAGCAACCTGACTGAGATATTCCATCTCGCAAACGTCTGGGACTGCGTTCTTTTGCTTGATGAGGCCGATGTCTTTTTGGAGGAGCGCGAGAAGAGCAATCTGGAGAGAAATGCTGTCGTGTCGCTCTTTCTCAGAGTCATGGAATATTACAGCGGTATTCTGTTCTTGACTACCAACCGACCAGGACAGCTGGACGAAGCTGTCAAATCGCGGGTGCACAGCACATTGCTTTATCACAGCCTTGATCTACGCCAGACACGGGAGATTTTCCGCCTCAACATTGACCGGCTTGACCTCATTGAGAGACAGCGCCAAGCCAACCCCGAACGGCCTGCCCGGCGCTTGCAATGCGACAAGGCTGGAATTCTGGCCTTTGCGGAGCAGCACTGGCACAAGCATGAGAAGGATGAGCTCGGCCGGTGGAACGGACGTCAGATCCGTAACGCATTCATCATGGCTGCCGCGCTGGCACGATGTGACGATGACTACgacgaccacaaccacgaTGACGAGAATATTATTACGGCGCTGGTGACGCAACGCCACTTTGAGTTTGTTGCCCATAGCGTCACCAACTTTGACAACTATATGGCCAGGGCTCGTGGTGGACTTGACTCGGAGCGCGCCCGTAGGAGGATTGATAGGCCGGACCACTTTGACAAGCGCGACGGTAATGGTCATCCACTCTGCCAATCCGAAGGTATGCTAACGTGTCtggaaacagatgaatcgCCACGGCGGACACCACGGCGCGGGGCAGCGCTGCCAAACCCATCGCTGTCATCGTCCTACTATCCTACGGCAGCTGCACCATCGCAACCGCCACAGCAAGCACCCACCCCGGTGTACCAGCCCCAGATGCTGAATACTAACTATAGCTATGCACGACCCGCATACAACCTCCCCTTTATGGCATGGCCTCCACCGCTTCATCACGCCACTGTGCCGCCTCAAGCTTCCCTTCCCCAGACGCCACTACCAGCTCAGACATTCACGGCAGGCGCGCCATCGAGTGGGACTACTTCTGACGCTGGGGTTGCGGTGGAGGGAACAGCTTGGGAGACGCAGCAGCCTcaggttgttgctgcatgAATAAGACGTAGGAGAAAGGTTTGGAAGAGCTTTTGGTGTAGGTTTATGTTGGAAATATGTCGTTCATTTCTACCTATATAGTCACACCCGACAAAATTTTTGGCTCAGTCCGTATTGGTCTCACAAGGTGAGCAGAAGGTGAGCGCAGTGAGCATCACCCTGAGCTGAAGTGGGTCCAAGGACCGTTCGGCTATACTTGCCGCAACCAAAACTGATCATGACTTCCGTTTTCTCCTTGCGCGTGCCAGTAGCCCGTTATCAAACCCACTAGAACCACCATTTGTATTAAAATTGCAACTTTAGACATAGACGAACTTgttaatttttttttaaaacagaagaagacaCTTATGAATTGCCATATTACTACAATTCAGAAATCACGTAGTTATAGACGGCGAGAATGACTACCTGTCCGTTGCCCGAGTTTCCATTTTGCCGTCCCATGTACTAGGGAACAGTAAGGGTACCTGGTAGATTAATTCAACAGGCATATACTAGCGTTAAGGGATGAGGGGTGTCAAACTTCAATGGCCATAGATCCATAGCATTATGCAAACGGAGCAGCGGTAAGGCGCACCGCCCTCGGCCTACTTCCTTCAGGACCGCTGGCGAGCATATTGAGCTAAAAATATAAGTAgggggaaaggagggaggGCTGAGAGACCCACTCAGAAGGCAGCACTTACCttcacatcaccaaggaTTCTATTCCTCTCGGTATTGCCGATAACCCTACAACTTCAGACTCTTCATGGAAGGAAAATGGAGCTATCGGGGGTTTAGTCGTATGATTCCTGCCGATGTGGGAACTGATTACTTCTTGGCTCAGAGGCCGCGAACTTTGAATATGTCAGCTGGTACAGAGCAGGCAGCACGTCGGTGAACGCGAGAGTGGCGGAGTCAGGAACGGTCAGGGGCAAGtcggatggggagaggagaagcggCAGCAGATAGCGTAAAGGTATGGCTAGAACACGAAGTGGCTGGCTAATGCGCAGGGATACGTGGGCTCCTGCTTGAAGGAACGCCGACTAGCGTCCGTAAAATGAAGGCGTCGGGCGGTCTTCACTCAGAGGCAATCTTAGATGGGGACTATTTGCAAGTTAGACGTAAAGGAGATAACCCTCATACACGTTGCTATTCGCCAGGAGGGTCGTTGCCACCCTTACATATTTCATTTTTCTCGATATCTGGGCTCTAGAGAAGGGCTTGTTGCTGTAGACTCGGTTCTACTGTAAACACCAGCGTCGGCAAAGCTTTGAAACCTCAGGCGCTCTGCTTATATACTGTATAGATCCCAAGATCCGGAATCAATAAAATACAGCACGTATTTGTGGATTTTACAGTATTCTTCTGTGTGGTTTCCAGCACttgcaccaccagcagcactTGCGGTTGGAAACCGCAGCTCTCACCACAGCGTTCTCACCAACTGGAATCAATCGAATACAAGGGACTCAACAGGGCTTATCAGCGATACAAGCCACTGTGGGCCACTGAACCGATGGAAGTTGTGGGGAGCGATAAGGAGGTCTTCAATGCCTATAAAGGGCTTCCCTCGCGGTGTGTTTGGAATTGACTTTTCATTCCTTCCTTAAGTTCAAGTTCAAGCCAAACAGTTAGAGTTCAATATACTGGTTCACCACACTCTCTTCCTGGGCGTAGATCCCTGTAGTTCAGTGTCTATGATTTTATTGACAGGGCATAGTTCCCTATACTTGCCTTCCTTAGGTGTCACCTCATACCGTAGCTACCTTGCAGTTTAGGGACCCTAGAGTCTTCACGGTAATTGCTTCCACCTACCCGAGAGGGCCTAATCAACTGGCCTGCCGGCGTGTGTTCCCGTAAACATGCGGTCTCTCGGAACTGCAGCGTATTGGGCGCGAACAAAGTCTAGAAATTCTAAAGAGGCAATGCGGGACACTGAAGGGCCTGTGTTTTCCCAGACCCACACCGGTTTTGCTCTTGGGGCTGGATTCTCttactttttctttttaaccaacaaccaactacGTAGCCCA comes from the Podospora pseudocomata strain CBS 415.72m chromosome 5, whole genome shotgun sequence genome and includes:
- a CDS encoding hypothetical protein (COG:O; EggNog:ENOG503NVI6) codes for the protein MDNDAPSSRTASTDGLQGGSPPAKPPIKEPVNGPPASLGPSKGHGQLRNQSPPSPSQPETSSSSSTPESSNKDADAPSSPSTATLKEEFKVAPQAPVIAQARSCNFEQFVNRFSLAEAGYAIEFLEAGTELGKEVSKEVMRRHRIKVEGYQDKLSDEYKSRRLNGELVHGTWIHAVRIQSKAVLKVLSEVGGYAWGQEPYTFMRPFAHLIHCHPKIKAKFKEIRATPPKSDEDKQEREQLQCYVFLVEERLLPPVHQFDDVQSPQTRRVRYDDLWYLFKAGDLVYVPLSTLRKQWSGGDAEIPKNAVHQRVWRL
- a CDS encoding hypothetical protein (COG:O; EggNog:ENOG503NVI6) produces the protein MYGSSETGAKAAAWLYFIDYDGVSYKPVSFRFTIEGYDGLKEVRKLEVYPLRFEPDNQAIVQEQRELGLRFTECIQQRHVSYKAWSLLTSPLGRYYYFRGRPVTSADFIDGDVIIDCQEAFNACPHWKYIYGLDAAHLESYIETDSDVNRILLWSSPSRTRLQFSWPNIVVLGDDIEFLEGVPFRQKQAYGIAGLPKPLDEDLAILPQRLFGYSPCHIEAVAQAYGKPLFSITSGDLGSTPAQVESNLTEIFHLANVWDCVLLLDEADVFLEEREKSNLERNAVVSLFLRVMEYYSGILFLTTNRPGQLDEAVKSRVHSTLLYHSLDLRQTREIFRLNIDRLDLIERQRQANPERPARRLQCDKAGILAFAEQHWHKHEKDELGRWNGRQIRNAFIMAAALARCDDDYDDHNHDDENIITALVTQRHFEFVAHSVTNFDNYMARARGGLDSERARRRIDRPDHFDKRDDESPRRTPRRGAALPNPSLSSSYYPTAAAPSQPPQQAPTPVYQPQMLNTNYSYARPAYNLPFMAWPPPLHHATVPPQASLPQTPLPAQTFTAGAPSSGTTSDAGVAVEGTAWETQQPQVVAA